In Oncorhynchus tshawytscha isolate Ot180627B linkage group LG24, Otsh_v2.0, whole genome shotgun sequence, the genomic window cctcttgcttCCTCTTCTTTTTAtatctgtcttcttctgtctctctttctccatccttctctctcttctccctctgatTTTGATCTCTGTCTACCCCTTCCCACAAAAATTTTcactctcgtcctcctcttctccctctgctctctcactcacGCGCTGTCTTGCGTCTTTCCCGGGAATCCTAAGCGCATCCCTGGTCTCGCAGGTGGACGTCGGCCCACTACCCAGGAGCCACCATTCCCGCCCCGGAGAGCTCCACGCTGGCAGCGCAGCCCCTTCCGCGGCTCAGCATTGGGAGGAAGACCCTGGTGGCAGCCGCCGTGGGAGTCATGCTAGTCCTGGTGCTGGTGGTCCTCATCCCCGTGCTGGTCAGCTCAGTGAGCACAGACGACGCCAGCCACTTTGAGATGCTAGGCACCTGCCGCATGGTGTGCGATCCCTATCTGGACTCAGGGGGCACAGGGAAAGCTACCTCCACCACGGGCCTCCAGGCGGAAGCAGAGGCTGAGGAGCTGATTGACCACAGCATCGGCCCGCCGATGCCCACCTATGGTAGCCATGGTTCACAGGGAAAGCCCGGACGGCCTGGGAAACCCGGACCCCCGGGACCACCCGGGGAGCCCGGTCCGCCTGGGCCCAAAGGACCcccaggggacagaggagacgcTTTGAAGACGGGGATACTGGGTCTGGGGGGCCAAGGAGCCATCGCCACAGCCACCTACAGCACCACGCCACGGGTGGCTTTCTCTGCAGGACTCCGGAACCCCCAGGAGGGTTACGAGGTCCTGAAGTTTGACGATGTGGTCACCAACCTGGGGGATAACTACGACAGCTCGCTTGGCAAGTTCACGTGCAAGATCCCCGGCACCTACTTCTTCATCTACAATGTGCTGATGAGGGGAGGGGATGGCACCAGCATGTGGGCGGACCTGATGAAGAACGGTCTGGTGGGTGACACTGTCACACTTTAACTCTTTTACTTTTAGGCTACTCTTTTTTTACTTGCcttttccctcttttctctctcaaaaTACAGTGGCACATTCTTGTGATTCTTGTGACAATTACGAAAGTCAGTCATCCATGAAAGAGGCTAAAAAGGGCATCCATTTTCAATTACTTTTCAATAAACTGAAAAGGGGAAGCTATTTATTTAAGTATATGTTTTTCCactttttaatgttttattcaAATAACTTCCTTCATTGACTGACTTCTATTCAAATTGACCCTAACCCTGGTGTAGTGTGAAATCCAGAACCTGTTTTGGTAACATTCCATTCCCTGTAGACaatgtgtgtttaccatgacaaGGAGTGACAAGGAGTGGAAGTATAACTCAAACAGACTGGTAGGTGTGAGGGTGTTAGACATTCGCTGTACTCCACGAGGGGCTGGTTACAGTAGGCACGATTAAAATTATGATTCATGTGGACATGCACATGAAATAATCACAAGTGTGC contains:
- the LOC112223309 gene encoding C1q-related factor-like, whose protein sequence is MLVLVLVVLIPVLVSSVSTDDASHFEMLGTCRMVCDPYLDSGGTGKATSTTGLQAEAEAEELIDHSIGPPMPTYGSHGSQGKPGRPGKPGPPGPPGEPGPPGPKGPPGDRGDALKTGILGLGGQGAIATATYSTTPRVAFSAGLRNPQEGYEVLKFDDVVTNLGDNYDSSLGKFTCKIPGTYFFIYNVLMRGGDGTSMWADLMKNGLVRASAIAQDQDQSYDYASNSVILHLDAGDAVFIKLDGGKAHGGNSNKYSTFSGFILYAD